The Lytechinus pictus isolate F3 Inbred chromosome 5, Lp3.0, whole genome shotgun sequence DNA segment TGCCAATCGAGCCGAATAACTTTCATCCAGTCCCTTCCAAGAAGGCTTGGCCCCGCCCCCTTAGCAACCAGAAGTCTAAGCGATGCCGTCTGGTTGTTATGGCTGACTGGTACGATGCATTCTCCCATCACCTCAATTTTTCCTTTATTGTAGGTGCGTAATTTCACTCGGCTATCTCGCAACTTCAATTTTTCGCCCCCTTTCCATGTTTTCTTCCATGTCTCCTCACTGATGATCGTAACGCCCGACCCAGTGTCGATCTCCATGGCAACGACCTCTCCTTTTACATTAATGTCCACTGTAAATGGTTCTGAGGTCTTATTCTCTTTCGTCGTATGGTAGAGAGTATacacctcctcctcttcttccagGTGGTGGCTTTTTTGGCTCCTCTCCTTAGCTGACCGcgacatgtatttttttcctttatcttTCCCTTGATCTGCCTTTTTGCTCGATCTACATACTCGGGAAAAATGACCTTTCTTTCCACATTTATAACATTCCTCCCTTTTCGCTGGACATTCCTCACTTTCTGTGTGCATGGCTCTCCCACAGCGAAAACATGATGCGTCCTTGGACCTCGGACCCCGCTGATTTCGACCACTCCTCGGCTCCCGAACTTTGTTAACCGTTTCACTGCCGGGTTGTTTTCCTTCACGGAGGTCTGCCGTATTTCGATCGGCCGTTTCTATGGCGGTGGCAAGTGAAAGTGCCTTATCGAAATCGAGCGCGACTTCGGCCAACAGTCGTCGCTGGATCCTGTCATCATTCACCCCACACACCAATCTATCTCGCAGCATCTCTTTAAGATTAGTCCCAAAATTGCAATGTTCAGCCAGGTGTCTCAACTGAGCTACATAATCCGAAACTGACTCACCGGATTTTCGTTGTCTTGAGTTGAACTTGAACCTCTGAACAATTTCCGATGGCTTCGGAACCTTGTGGTTCGTCACCGTTGCAATTATAGTCGAATAATCCACTTGTCCTGGCTTCTCCGGTGCCAACAAACTTGAAATCAGCCTGTAAGTCTGTCCTCCACAAACGGAGAGTAAGATAGCTCGCTTCTTCTCCACGTTGGCGATGTCGTTGGCGGCAAAGAAATGTTCTAGGCGTTCGGTGTACTGCACCCAGTCGCCACTTTCCACCTGAAACTCCCCAACTGTCCCGAAGGTAGTCATTTTTCCGACTTTAATTTCGCTGCAAAAGAAAAACTATTATCACAGTTTATCCTCGTCGCCACTAAATGACAAGTTTCACTCTGTATCATTAACTTATTTAGACGAATAGTACGAGCAAGAAACAAACACATGAGGACACAAAGATGGCTGATTTAACTCTCCCTATAATATCGCACTGCGCAGGCGCAGCTTTACAATGTTGCCACATAAATCATTATCATACATACATTACAACTCACTCTTGCTACtttcttccccttcctttctttcatgcTTTACCCCATctcaccatcaccactatcatcgtcgccatcttcatcataattatcacaaTCGACGTCgtcgtcattgtcatcattaccatcaccaccatcgtcatcaacatcgatattatcatcgtcatcatcttcatcgtcatcaacaacatcaccatcttcatcgtcatcaacaacatcatcatcatcatcatcaacatcaatattatcatcaacattatcatcaatattatcatcatcaacatcatcaatgtTAACACCGTCAACATCATCAatactgtcatcatcatcatcatcttcaatagtatcatcatcaacatcatcataaataacatcatcatcaatattatcatcatcaacatattcatcaatgttaccatcatcatgatcatcaacatcattatcaatattatcatcaacatcattatcgatattaacatcatcaacatcattatcacaatcatcCTCCTCCTTACCCCATTCAACGACCCTCTACTCCTCTCCTCactccagcccccccccccccccacctgtaCCCCTCTCCTCTACTGGCGtacagattgggggggggggggcttgggggttCTTCCCCACGCCATATCAagccccttcaatttttttttctcattacgccactgctctCCTATTAACCTCTTTCTCTTCCTGCCCAACTATCTCTACCCGGCCCATTACCTCAGATCATTACACATGGATATGATTAACTTATTTTCATTATGATCATAGGAGACGAGATATTTTTATACTCTGAAATAATGAGTATACATTTAGAAATACCCGGCGAAAGGAAGCTACCTTGATATCTCTGGAATCTAACAACATGCAATTCCTCTCCATAACCACAATCAGATGTGATCAAACTCAAAACGTGCATTGACCAATCAAATTTGCCCTTACAGGCATTGCATCGCTCAATATATCGTACATAAACCAGCTAAAACCGTCATTTCAAATCTGCGAATGACTGCAAGAGTTTGTGTTCCAGGGCCTATAGAATCCTGTTTGACACTTCCTTAGTGACGTCCTTTGAACATAGTAGGTTCCTGTATAGTTTTTAAACTACTTAATTTAGCTTTAGATCGATGTTGATAAGCAGATTTTACATTACGGCTTTATTACATCGAAGAATGTGATAATTTTTCTGACATATTATTAGTGTGTAGAAATTACTATCATTATGTGCGTTGTCATGGTTGCTGCTCTTATTTCATTGATATCAAATCGTCAACATCGTTATCATTGACTTCATTACCAGTCATTATCATATTGAATTATTGATCATCATCAATGTTATAACCATGGgtacaaaaatgtattttagaaAGGGATAGactttttaaatgtcaaatttttctctaAACTGATAATTTGTACttcctcagaaaaaaaaaagttcctatCATGTCGGTCACTCTGCAAACTTCATGTCTTAACCGATTCTAGTgaaatttttaaattcaaaactGCAGTCAATTTTGGCAAATGACAATTGAGAAAATGTTgtctgcagttggcaaaaaactTTCTGTACAATCCCCAATTTGTTTCAATTCGATGACTGTCTTCATTCTGTCAGCGATCTTTTTCCGAAATCAAGtattaatgatttttctttattccctGTGCACACGCTGAAGACTAGAACTTTGGGATAATCATAATTGTAAGCACGGATAAGTTCATGGTGATGATGTAAAATGATTAAAGCTCACTTCAAATGTTcaacaaagcaaaataatattcttcTCGACAGAATGACAATGTGTCATCAAATCGAACAATAAGTACAGTTTTCTGTGGTAACAACAGAACAATAATTATCGAGCAATAGGAAAATTCTGAGGAGGCCGGATAAGGTGCATGGGTcataaattttgacaattttaatcgaaaaatctaaatctaaaattcAAACCTTATATCTACTACTTTCtatcccttttctccttttttgtaatattagtcgcgatttttttattttatttttgttgtataagtatttatttttcttgtttgtcatttatccttttttttttttttgggggggggggtccattgCCCGGCCCACTCCCATCATCTGTACGCTAGTATGCCTACCTATTGGTGATAATGACTCTCATTGCAAATAAGCGCTTCACATCTGTTTCAGTCTCACACAACATtggaatttatgtttttatctaCGCTTTTAAATTTCACATATTAATCATTCACACTACAAACATGCTATCCTTccatattaacatgattaatgtcAAAACACTCACTCTCATGCAAAGAAGTGACATGTTGATACCAGCGTCTGGTGTGTACTTTTGAATAAGTACCAAGCTGAATGGCTCGAAcatattgttcattttattttactgtATCCACAAGCAGGGAAACGTTTTGGTGGCAATTTTAGGTAAGctgaattatgattttatgagtGATTCGATTTGAGTTCAATAGTGttgtataaagaaaaaaatacaaatgggTCTATGCTTGAATTAATAATGCAAGAAAATAGAATACGGACATTGACGTGGACTTTTTATTagtaatcaataaaaaatgttttcactacaaaaatgGAGATCAAAATGATgccgagaaatttgaaaagcaaaaagcgaaaagcaaatgttttcacaaaaaaatggtcattttggttacatttttttttattcttacaaatcttccagaatacctggggtgctgcctatggataATGATTAATacacgcacccccccccccccccagggccACGGTGAAATTACTAGTtgataacaaaacaaaactatCGTGTGAGATCTTCATCAAGCAAAACAGCCAAAAAAAGGACACATtattacaatattaaaaaaaaaaatcagcgatTCCTGGTCGTTTGTGTATATAGAGCGCATGACATGGACGAccattgaaaatttgattacaaGAAATTTACAACACTTTCACACTCTTTTAAAgtattgttttaatttgttagatccaaattgaaattaataaatacaaGCCAAATTAATCAATACTTTGTATATGTTGAATAGACCTTTTATTTCAATCGTTGGATCCCATGGATGaacagtaggggaaggcggggtaagttgagcatagaggcaagttgagccaccacccctaggctaataatgaatgagtcagacattgtggtggtgtcatttattgatgacccattgcataatcCTCAACCTAACcaaattgttttcaactttgaaacaaaaagtacttttttagagggaaaaatacaaatttcagccaaaaaaagtaaaaaagggtgtgaaatagagaagtgctttttacccacacacgtctttaaatatattatagaaataagaacaatattgtcagtccaggtatggattctcactcttgtcatagtcttttacatgatggatgcataagaaaggtgtggatgtgaaaatatcgcaaaaagtTCGGACGGGGCTAATTTAAGCcaaccaacatggggcaagttgagccatggtaactcttatggtaatatataataaaaaaattaaaaaacataaaaagccattgatatgcaggcagaaaggagcaaattcacatgacagttcttttacttttagaagaTGTTCGTacttatagagaattagcaagtgaaaagactttaaatgaaaaattgacatcctggttctcccgcatacattttatacatagtttttgtggctcaacttaccccagacggtggcacaacttaccccatagatggggcaagttgagccatttgacatcagttttttcaaaggtcacaacgatTTTCAGTGttggggtagaaagttatatataggtgaaaaatattttccaagaattaaatttaaaggcaaggtacttatttctacaatattactagtcatatcaattctaacatgcaaaatgcaaaaagtgtcacaacttaccccgccttcccctactgtcTATGGGCATAGCTGAATTGAGCGTCCTTCCGATTTTATTATCCTCATGTCTCCTTGGTATATTTCCTACTTGTTATTTCATGTTCCTGTGTAGACTTAAATTTTTGTTGTGAATatcggataataaataaattaaaaaaaaaaaaacgtattatGATAGCCATTAATGATGCAATCAAactgaaaatgtttttatattgtgatttgttattttatacCTTACAGACAAGCATATTGAAAGCATCTGGAGAAATAAGGATGGCGTCGACTGATGAGTATAAAATCACAAAGGAAGAAGCATTCCATTTCCTGGACAATGTCTTGCAGATAGAATCCGCAGAAATGAAACTGAAGGCAAACAAGGTCAAGTTCCTGGAGGACGTTATCAAAGCGATGCACCACCACATCCCTTACCAAACTATAAAAAGAATCGCCATGCCTGACGAAGAGCGGCGTTTACCAACGGCAGCAGGCATCAAGTCCGATATCACTTCCAAACTAGGAGGCCTTTGTTATCAGCTGCAGATATTCAGCTGGATGTTGCTACGTGCTCTCAACTTCGATGCCCATTTGGTACCAATGGATGGGATGCGTAGAGAAAATATTCACGTTGGTATCGTCCTCAAGGACCTTACCTGCCAGGGGTCAAAGCACCTGTTCGAAGTCGGGACGAGTCTTCCGACTCACCGTTTGGTACCGCTTCATTTTGATCAGGGATCACCTGAATATAATGATTCCTGTATGACATACCGCTTCATACATGATCAAAATGGTACGTTCATCTTTCAGCCCAGAGTAAGCTCGGTATCATCACTTGCGACTAAGTATCCAGAACTGATCGATGGCAAGTGGTTTTCGTTCGGCTTTATCCACACCGAACAAACTGTTCTTGTGTCTCATTTCGACTCTGCTACATATATGAGGAAATTATTCACCAACGTTGACGAGCTCTTTTGTTTTATAGGTTTACTTTGTGTGTCGTACCCCAACGGTCGGCTTGTGAGCATCAAGAATTCTAAACTGACGCTAGTTGATGAAGCGAATCAGATGCAGCATTTTCAGTTCCGGTCGGATGACGACTTTCTCGAGGCTTTCCAGCGTTATTTCCCTCAATATCCTGAGAGTATGATTCGAGCCGCTATGAAGAATGCTCAGTTCAAACTGCCATAAAGAGCAGAGCTGCTGATAGGTCATGTTACGCTATCACAATTCCCTGTTAAgattattatttctgaataagTCTTATAAGGACAAATATTGCTTTCTTTCgaatatttaaatatttcaattcCAACTAAAAAATATTAAGTATAGGTTTCTGTTATACTTTATTTATAATAaaagtgataaaaatgataaaccaATTGAATGACTGGAAGAATTAAAGGAGAATATACAGGCAGGTGGATCCACAATGTTTCCGATTCATAGTATATAGTCTGATACTCTTTGGTTTAAGATTCCAAATCAACTTTATTATGCATTGCGTATGCGCAGCTACAATCGTATGTCATGGTTTGACACCATAGCTAGAATTCTTCATAGAACACAATAAATGAGGCAATTGCAGTAACTATTAACCGCTTAAATCACTCGATAAGAACTTTAtgctcaatttttttcatgcttactGTAGTCATACCAATATAACTGACTCCAAACCGGCTGAAGGTATTTTACTTGAAATGACGTAATATATTTCGTTGGTTGGGGTCGGATATAACGTAATATTTCGTTGGTTGGGAGTCGGTTTCGGTGGTATGAATTTGGAATTATTGATTAATAtttaatttacttattttaaccatggtcagaatatatgtataatttttttttatatagtatAGAATAACATGAACATGATAAATGTCATGcacatttctttcaatttgtctATTAATGCGGATTTGCTTGCAtggtataattataaaaatcatatatcATAAATTTGTATTCGCCACATAGTCTATAGACCCTCCTATTTAATACCAATATTGAGCTCACGCTCTTTGTCAAAAACAAAGGGAAAGGCTTATAGCATACACACGTaaatgaatttcatgaattagtCAGATTGTTGCAAAACGAATTGAAGTACAATATTTTGGGCTTTCAACTGATAGCCATACAATATCTATTCTAGagcatgaaatatatattttcaattatgtAATTCAACACTGTAAGCTATAttctgagaaaataaaaaacatgatctattgtgatacatttatgattatgaaataGATATAGACAGCAGGATATTCCACATAGTCTTCAAAATCAAAGTTTATGTGTGTTTCTGTATTCGTCAGAAGACGCCAGAGAATACATCAAAAACGCGTTTTCGTTGTTGGTTTTGTTTGGCCTTTTCGTTTGTTTGCTGCTGTTGCTGTCGTTGTTGGGGATTGCTATCACTACTGCGTGACAAGATCGAACATAGAAGTTCCCCGTACTGGGAACGGTTTTTTACTCAAccatgttaaaggtcaagtccacctcagaaaaatgttgatttgaataaatagagaaaaatccaacaagcataacgctgaaagtttcatcaaagtcggatgtaagataaaaaaagttatgacattttaaagtttcgcttatttttcacaaaacagtgatatgcacatttcagtagcatgcaaatgagacagtcgatggtgtccctcactcactatttttgttttttattgtttgaattatacaatatttcatgttttacatGAACTTGACAGAaccatagtattaaacaatgccaattccacatgctcagggaggaattaatcgttgtttcacttgacaatgaggagaaaaataactgtattgtgaaattaagcaaaactttaaaatgtcataactttcttatgttacatccgattttgatgaaattttaagtgttacgcttgttggatattctctttttatcaaaatcaactttttgttgagatggacttgtcctttaagagtgCAGATTATTCCATCGCATTGTTCTGAGGACCTTCATGGTATGCGTTCGCAaccgggggccgtttcataaaactgttcgtttttaagttaagagtgactttaggAACGACTGGTGATACATTATTATGGTAAATggtattcaccattaaatgtttatTAGTGATTATTTAGTGCATAAGgattaccagtcgttcttaaagtcgccctTAACTTACGatcaactttatgaaacaccaacctgGTGACAAAATATCTGAATTTCTCGAAAGGCTTATTATCGGGGACCTGATGAGACGTTGTCTTCTTAAGATTATATCTTCAAGATTTATACTATCAACATATTGGGAAGTGATCAATTGTTTTTgtctcaaaatattttgttaaattgtaGCGGTCTTGCCAACTTAGTGCCATCGGACGACAGTCTTTGAGAAACCAGTATGTATGATTGTAATAGGCTTATAATACCTTCAATCGCATTTGGAAGTTGATAAATTTCAACTTTTTAACGTTCGTGTTTGTCGTCCAATAGtgtttgaaaatttgtgaacatattattattttggacAACAGTTTGTGATAGGACCTTTAAATATACATTACCTAAATAAAAAAACTATGTAAACTATTTACAATATAATTTGCTAAACTTACATTCATCAGTTTACATtgttaacaaaatgaaatatacttaTATGAAACACCACGATGAAATTGCAATATGTATCACAACCTTAAAAGAAATGTTGCCTCTTGAGATATTATTTCGCCGGATTTAGTGTTTGCGGGAGAGGTAAGCCGTTACTTCCTTCGTTAACTCAGCACTGATTTCTGATACGTAATGCCATATTTTGAGGCATCGCATTAATATCTGATGAGATATTTATTCCAATTGACACTATAAAGtgaaatatttcttgaaaagaaATAGCCTTTCCCCGTTAAATGCAATGATAATTCCTGACGGGGTTACAGTACACCTTTGAGTCTGTGTGTGCTTTGTACTCACTGACATAGGGTACTCCAGGATCTTCCTGAATACCACACCACTTTCAGCACGGACCTGATCAACAGCATACATCATCTTTTCAGGATCCTTGTAGACAACGTAGAGGGCGTCTGTCATGGAGTCGACGCAGAACTCCGTAGAGCCCCACTCATAATCTTGGATGAAGTTTTTAACCTCACCCGATCTGTCTAGTACGCTCAGGCCTCCATACCCAGATTTCACGACTATGTCTCCTGATGAAAGGGATCGAAATCCCTCTGCGCTCATCTTATCCTTGATGGGTATGGTCCCAACAATACTTCCTTCGACATCTTTCTTAAAATTGGAAGGGTTTATGATATTTACGTCTGATGCCATGAAATCAGCAGCGAGGATCATTCCTGTACAGTCGACGTCCACAAAGACCCGTTTTGTTCCACCTATAGGATCTTCGGTTCGTGACGTTTCCTGCCTGTGAATAAGCTTCCAGTCTGCATCGTAGAAAGATACGCAGTCGGCAAACTCACCCTTCATGGCTTTTCCACAAACAGTTGTTTTGTCATCGAGAGATACGCATGAGACAACTGCACCGTGTGTAGGTCTACTCTCAATAATCTTTTCGGCTGCTTTGGTTTTCAGATTTGCTAGGTACAAGTCACCCGATCGGTTATCACGAATGGCTGCAGATCCTTCTCCGACACAACCAACCAGACTTGGCAATTTAACATTCTTCGGAATATCGACAGTATCTACTACTTCCCATCTTCCACGAAATCCATCAATTCTGTAAATTGGTACAGCATTTTCTCTTTGTCTCTTGACAAATTTTACTTCACGAGCCGCGGTAGACACCAGCTGCAATGAGTTTGCCCCTGTATCACTATGTAAGGCGTCATTCGCTGTTTTTAGTAATTCTCTCGCACGGACACAGAGTTCCTGGTCACTCAAGAGAACATGTTCAATTCCTTCAAGCGATTCATCTAACCTTTCCAAGACATCTTTTGATCTCTCTGTTATTTCTTTCATCTCTTCTGTCACTACCTTTCTAATGCCATTGAATTCACCGACAATGCTTTCCAGCGTTTTTTCAAGCTCTTGCTCACGAACCTGTAAGTCTTCCACGTTCCTTTTCAATTCCTCATCGCGCTGTTTGTGTATGATCTGTATCTTCCGTTCTGACTCTTCAGTTATTGCAACATCCTTCTCCTTTGatctatttctttcaatttccttttCGTGTTCAAAGTGGGCTCGGATTTGACTTTCAACATTATCAAAATGGACATGAATATCACTGGATGTTTCTAAAACAGTCTTCATGTGCTTGTGCCAGACTGGTATTCTGTCCTTGACAGCTGGTAGAACATCTTTCAGTTTCTCTTTGCACTCTTTCACGGCATCCTCCACATCTTTCAAATCGCAAGGCTTCTGGTGGGCTACGGTGGCACAGGACTGGCAGAGTAGAACATTGTGTTGCACGCAGAAGAACTTAATAGGTTCCGCATGCTTCTTACACGTCCATGACGCTTCACCTTCTTCGGCAATTTTCTTGGAGGCACACGGTTGGCATAGCCTTCGTTTTTCTGATAAAGCGCATACGAGCTGACTATTTCGTTTACATCCTTCCTCTTCGCACAATTCACTTGTAGAGAATCCAGACGCCATTTTGAAACAAATTCCGAGCAGAAAAGCAATTCAAGAAAGAAAGTATTCTAGGCTCTGGCTGTCTTC contains these protein-coding regions:
- the LOC129261313 gene encoding uncharacterized protein LOC129261313, which codes for MASTDEYKITKEEAFHFLDNVLQIESAEMKLKANKVKFLEDVIKAMHHHIPYQTIKRIAMPDEERRLPTAAGIKSDITSKLGGLCYQLQIFSWMLLRALNFDAHLVPMDGMRRENIHVGIVLKDLTCQGSKHLFEVGTSLPTHRLVPLHFDQGSPEYNDSCMTYRFIHDQNGTFIFQPRVSSVSSLATKYPELIDGKWFSFGFIHTEQTVLVSHFDSATYMRKLFTNVDELFCFIGLLCVSYPNGRLVSIKNSKLTLVDEANQMQHFQFRSDDDFLEAFQRYFPQYPESMIRAAMKNAQFKLP
- the LOC129261146 gene encoding uncharacterized protein LOC129261146; protein product: MASGFSTSELCEEEGCKRNSQLVCALSEKRRLCQPCASKKIAEEGEASWTCKKHAEPIKFFCVQHNVLLCQSCATVAHQKPCDLKDVEDAVKECKEKLKDVLPAVKDRIPVWHKHMKTVLETSSDIHVHFDNVESQIRAHFEHEKEIERNRSKEKDVAITEESERKIQIIHKQRDEELKRNVEDLQVREQELEKTLESIVGEFNGIRKVVTEEMKEITERSKDVLERLDESLEGIEHVLLSDQELCVRARELLKTANDALHSDTGANSLQLVSTAAREVKFVKRQRENAVPIYRIDGFRGRWEVVDTVDIPKNVKLPSLVGCVGEGSAAIRDNRSGDLYLANLKTKAAEKIIESRPTHGAVVSCVSLDDKTTVCGKAMKGEFADCVSFYDADWKLIHRQETSRTEDPIGGTKRVFVDVDCTGMILAADFMASDVNIINPSNFKKDVEGSIVGTIPIKDKMSAEGFRSLSSGDIVVKSGYGGLSVLDRSGEVKNFIQDYEWGSTEFCVDSMTDALYVVYKDPEKMMYAVDQVRAESGVVFRKILEYPMSVSTKHTQTQRCTVTPSGIIIAFNGERLFLFKKYFTL